A window of Sphingobacterium sp. SRCM116780 contains these coding sequences:
- a CDS encoding RagB/SusD family nutrient uptake outer membrane protein, with protein sequence MKTKINSMYIYMLSIILLGSCSLDEEPYGFYSEDNFYKTAEDATSSLLYAYNAATHNEYARSIFYINELATESIDVKGEEGFGAQEINKWDYNQFKQNEQLELFYKYSYIGINRANAVIENVVGSNINEDVKNKLVGEALFLRAWNYFSLATMFGRVPIHKEMIKTADQAQAPLVENLNELYSFIIQDASRAQEYLSINRSVGRADKVAAQALLAKVYLTMASAKESNVSLYRDIPRDVKTMYDSAAYWSSKVLTEQSTYKFDENLLNIYDVKHPDGPEHIFLLSLDKSGIAEGNFSSIDKLFMPYKDGAMLYFKNLDGTYTGATNRGWGVFKITEQFANTFADNDLRKSTLMSKGFYKDANGTNWQDNDYWLTRKFIDPDFVGEKSSVKPFLIRFSEVALIYAEAVGPTPEGYNWLNKIRNRAGLSAATAGMSVSNFRNAVVQERYWELAYEGKHLLDLRRKGRVTQTNPHALSAGVTEEQASFYPIPQKEIDLNSLIH encoded by the coding sequence ATGAAAACAAAGATAAATAGCATGTATATCTACATGCTGAGTATAATATTATTAGGTTCTTGTAGCCTTGATGAAGAACCATACGGTTTCTACTCAGAGGATAATTTCTATAAAACAGCTGAAGATGCCACTTCTTCCCTATTGTATGCTTATAATGCTGCTACGCATAATGAATATGCTCGTTCCATATTCTACATCAATGAACTCGCAACAGAATCTATTGATGTGAAAGGCGAGGAAGGTTTTGGAGCGCAAGAGATCAACAAATGGGATTATAACCAATTCAAGCAAAATGAACAGCTGGAATTGTTCTATAAGTATTCTTACATTGGTATAAACCGAGCGAATGCTGTTATTGAAAATGTTGTAGGAAGTAATATTAATGAAGATGTTAAAAACAAATTAGTAGGTGAAGCCCTGTTTTTACGCGCTTGGAATTATTTTAGTTTGGCAACCATGTTTGGTCGCGTTCCCATCCATAAGGAAATGATTAAAACTGCTGACCAGGCACAAGCACCATTGGTGGAGAATCTCAATGAATTATATTCTTTTATTATTCAGGACGCTTCCCGAGCACAAGAATATCTCTCTATAAACAGATCCGTTGGACGAGCCGACAAAGTTGCTGCACAAGCCTTATTGGCAAAAGTTTATTTAACAATGGCATCTGCAAAAGAAAGTAATGTATCTCTGTATCGAGATATACCAAGAGATGTAAAAACCATGTATGATAGTGCTGCCTATTGGTCGAGTAAAGTGCTGACCGAACAAAGCACCTATAAATTTGACGAGAATTTATTGAACATTTATGATGTCAAGCATCCAGATGGACCCGAGCATATTTTTCTTTTATCGCTCGATAAATCGGGTATTGCCGAAGGAAATTTCTCTTCTATTGACAAGTTATTCATGCCTTATAAAGATGGTGCTATGTTATATTTTAAGAATCTCGATGGTACCTATACAGGAGCTACGAATCGTGGTTGGGGTGTTTTTAAGATTACAGAACAGTTTGCCAATACGTTTGCAGATAACGATTTAAGAAAGAGCACCCTGATGTCCAAGGGATTTTATAAAGATGCAAATGGAACGAATTGGCAAGACAATGATTATTGGTTAACACGAAAATTCATTGATCCTGATTTTGTAGGCGAAAAATCAAGTGTTAAACCGTTCTTGATCCGTTTTTCAGAAGTTGCCTTGATATATGCTGAGGCTGTGGGACCTACCCCTGAAGGATATAATTGGTTAAACAAAATAAGAAACCGCGCTGGTTTATCAGCAGCAACAGCAGGAATGAGTGTCAGCAACTTTAGAAATGCTGTCGTGCAAGAACGTTATTGGGAGCTCGCGTACGAAGGTAAACATTTGTTAGATTTAAGACGTAAAGGACGAGTAACACAAACGAATCCGCACGCTTTATCTGCTGGAGTTACAGAGGAACAAGCCTCCTTCTATCCTATTCCTCAGAAAGAAATTGATCTTAATTCATTAATTCACTAA
- a CDS encoding AraC family transcriptional regulator: MKSITRETTLLQKDDLFAVYKYVEAKFDYPLHIHHEYEINLVCHTKGTRIIGDSIESFDTIDLILVGPNLPHKWKAPTYNNTTVITVFFHDLLSNSFFNKSHFRQIKEMLLRSKHGLDFSEETKLKVVDMLFKLSETTGFNSSLLFLSILQELAECPSQRPLASISYDRSKIMHEHKSRRIAQICNYIENNYEKQISLAQVSDMIGMTETSLSHFFKKRTSRTFSKFLTEVRVSQALKLLINTTHTISEISYSCGFNNLSNFNRTFKSVKGLTPSDYRKTMVNE, from the coding sequence ATGAAAAGTATAACCAGAGAAACCACATTACTACAAAAGGACGATTTATTTGCTGTTTATAAGTATGTAGAAGCAAAGTTTGATTATCCATTACACATTCATCATGAATATGAAATCAATTTGGTGTGCCATACAAAGGGAACAAGAATCATTGGGGACTCCATTGAATCCTTTGACACTATAGATCTCATTTTAGTTGGACCAAATTTACCCCATAAATGGAAAGCACCGACGTATAACAATACGACTGTTATCACCGTATTTTTTCATGATTTACTTTCCAATTCTTTTTTCAATAAAAGTCATTTTAGACAGATCAAGGAAATGTTATTGCGATCTAAACACGGTTTAGATTTTTCAGAAGAAACAAAGTTAAAAGTAGTCGATATGTTGTTTAAGCTAAGTGAAACTACAGGCTTTAATTCTTCATTGCTTTTTCTGTCTATCCTTCAGGAATTGGCAGAATGCCCTTCACAAAGGCCTTTAGCAAGTATTTCGTATGATCGATCTAAGATTATGCATGAACACAAAAGTAGGAGGATAGCGCAGATATGTAATTATATCGAGAATAACTACGAGAAACAAATCAGCTTAGCACAAGTATCCGATATGATCGGTATGACAGAAACTTCGCTGAGCCATTTCTTTAAAAAAAGAACAAGCAGAACTTTTTCTAAGTTCTTAACAGAAGTACGCGTAAGTCAAGCGTTAAAATTGTTGATCAATACAACGCATACTATTTCTGAAATTAGTTACAGTTGCGGTTTCAATAATCTCTCTAATTTCAATAGAACATTTAAAAGTGTAAAAGGGTTAACACCGTCAGATTATCGCAAAACGATGGTTAATGAATAG
- a CDS encoding carboxymuconolactone decarboxylase family protein has translation MEKRIKIDQVEPVGYKAILGLEKFIESTPLSRTHKELIKIRASQINGCAFCIDMHTKEARKAGETEQRIYALNAWRDTSFFSEDERAILALTEEVTLISNHVKDETYQAALKVLGETYLAQVILAIITINAWNRIGIATQLMPV, from the coding sequence ATGGAAAAACGTATTAAAATTGATCAAGTAGAGCCAGTTGGATATAAAGCAATCTTGGGTCTAGAGAAATTTATTGAAAGTACTCCTTTGAGCAGAACCCACAAGGAGTTGATAAAAATCAGAGCATCACAGATTAACGGTTGTGCGTTTTGTATAGATATGCATACCAAAGAGGCACGTAAGGCAGGTGAGACAGAACAGCGAATATACGCCCTTAATGCATGGCGCGATACGTCATTCTTTTCTGAAGATGAACGCGCAATCCTAGCTTTGACAGAGGAAGTAACTTTAATAAGTAATCATGTGAAAGATGAAACTTATCAAGCGGCTTTAAAAGTATTAGGTGAGACCTATCTGGCTCAGGTTATTCTAGCGATTATCACCATTAACGCATGGAATAGAATTGGGATAGCAACCCAGTTAATGCCAGTATAG
- a CDS encoding SusC/RagA family TonB-linked outer membrane protein, whose protein sequence is MLFGNLSFTETGKVYLVKSTKNRFLGHQLPYAILLLFLLLTANSAWAQINGSVHAKSGTSIRGVSIINLKNLATTSTNADGQFTIAAHAQDSLRFTAVGFKRATVIASPGMQVHLEEDLVGLEEVVVVGYGTVKKSDLTGSVASVNMKQVKGIPANSIESLLQGRVAGLQITKDSQDPGSGNTVRIRGSSSLNGSNAPLIVVDGFPLGDAGNLKQINPSEILSVEVLKDASASAIYGSRGANGVIMVTTNRAKSGVNTISFRQRTTLSQFSSDVVRWKDGALMAQIDNEARINGNLPPLYIGETASTGNYYPSVNEILTGEWPHFTDWSQVVFRDMPVLSTSDFSINSANDKTSFNLNGSFMNQNGVYIKDNYAKGLVGLNIKHKFNDKFSISTINNASKDRRNQNTGLSYWRNPLWPIYNEDGSYFLNGINDYDHPLAWTDHRKNVFNGTDFISSWIFDWQITPELNAKTTANYKYGNSIQDRFDPAIYTENGTNNNGAAYIDNWQGNVFTSESYLTYDKTFQKRHHLTAMAGYSYENSVSRTSNLESYDFKNGSLGNENMGSGTAELNRHTNGQTETKLESVFGRVNYALDDKYLLTLTIRADGSSKFGANNKWAYFPVAAVSWKMHEESFIKDLDFFNELKIRTSYGVSGNQGISPYQTLSRYGLEHYYNEGTWQTAIGPGYVIGYTGADWRYKLWGGIPNKDLKWETTAQLNLGLDMSIFNNRLRIVADYYDKVTNDLLRERFLPLSSGYDKMWVNDGKIKNEGFEVSLDGQIIRSKDWDFSAAFIFSKNKNTVVSLGNNISSGLTTDYLSGIPYEYYGGNIGPFRETSPNILAVGLPMNVFYGYRVDGILQTDREGAEAGLVGPESKAGEFKYVDLNQDGQFDTRDRTIIGDPNPDFTASLNLSTRYKNFDLSVFLNGVFGQDIMNGGRYNAADLAPLRWTPDNPTNEFPSARQGRLYYTSDWFISDGSFVRIQNVNLGYNLKTEKIKWLKNLRLFVNAENLYTFTKFEGYNPEVGLDGRYAGGYPYLKRFTFGIDFTF, encoded by the coding sequence ATGCTATTCGGGAATCTATCATTCACAGAAACAGGAAAAGTGTACCTTGTAAAATCTACCAAAAACAGATTCCTAGGTCATCAACTACCGTATGCTATTTTGCTATTATTTTTGTTGCTTACTGCTAACTCTGCTTGGGCACAAATCAATGGATCAGTACATGCTAAATCTGGCACTTCCATACGGGGAGTATCTATTATTAATTTAAAAAATCTTGCTACAACCAGTACAAATGCAGATGGTCAATTTACAATTGCTGCCCATGCACAAGATAGCTTGCGCTTCACTGCTGTAGGCTTTAAAAGGGCAACCGTTATCGCCTCTCCAGGAATGCAGGTTCATTTAGAGGAAGACCTTGTTGGTTTAGAAGAGGTCGTCGTTGTTGGTTATGGTACCGTTAAGAAATCGGACTTAACCGGCTCTGTGGCTAGTGTCAACATGAAGCAGGTAAAAGGAATTCCAGCAAACTCTATTGAGTCCTTATTACAAGGTCGAGTTGCAGGTTTACAGATTACTAAAGACTCCCAAGATCCTGGCTCAGGAAATACCGTTCGAATTCGCGGTAGCAGCTCATTAAATGGTTCCAATGCTCCTTTAATTGTCGTTGATGGATTTCCATTAGGAGATGCTGGAAATCTAAAACAAATAAACCCCTCAGAGATTTTATCTGTTGAAGTTTTAAAGGACGCTTCAGCTTCAGCAATCTATGGATCAAGGGGAGCGAATGGAGTCATTATGGTGACAACAAATCGTGCTAAAAGTGGTGTCAATACAATATCTTTCAGACAGCGAACAACGTTATCACAGTTCAGCTCAGACGTAGTACGCTGGAAAGATGGTGCTTTGATGGCTCAAATTGATAATGAAGCGAGAATAAATGGAAATTTACCTCCCTTATATATAGGAGAGACAGCATCAACAGGGAATTACTATCCATCTGTTAATGAAATTTTAACGGGTGAATGGCCTCATTTTACCGATTGGTCTCAGGTCGTTTTTAGAGACATGCCCGTGCTGAGCACATCAGACTTTTCAATCAATAGCGCTAACGACAAGACATCCTTCAATTTGAATGGTAGTTTTATGAACCAAAACGGTGTTTATATTAAAGACAATTATGCGAAAGGTTTGGTTGGGCTTAATATCAAACACAAGTTCAACGATAAATTCAGCATCTCAACGATCAATAACGCTTCTAAGGATCGAAGAAATCAAAATACAGGTTTATCTTATTGGCGTAACCCGCTATGGCCAATCTACAATGAAGATGGTAGCTATTTCTTGAATGGAATCAACGATTACGATCATCCATTAGCTTGGACAGATCATCGAAAAAATGTGTTCAATGGTACTGACTTTATCTCTTCCTGGATATTTGATTGGCAGATTACTCCAGAATTAAATGCAAAAACAACCGCGAACTATAAATATGGAAATTCCATTCAAGATCGTTTTGATCCTGCTATCTATACCGAAAATGGAACAAACAATAATGGAGCTGCTTATATTGATAACTGGCAGGGCAATGTCTTCACATCAGAATCTTATCTTACTTACGACAAGACCTTTCAGAAAAGACATCATTTAACAGCAATGGCAGGATATTCCTATGAAAATTCGGTATCCAGAACATCGAATCTAGAATCATACGATTTTAAAAACGGTTCATTAGGAAATGAAAATATGGGTTCCGGTACTGCAGAGCTAAACAGACATACCAATGGACAAACGGAAACGAAATTAGAGTCTGTATTTGGTCGTGTTAATTATGCATTAGATGATAAATACCTGCTTACCTTAACGATACGAGCAGATGGATCCTCTAAGTTTGGAGCCAATAATAAATGGGCTTACTTTCCTGTTGCTGCTGTAAGTTGGAAAATGCATGAAGAATCTTTTATTAAAGATCTCGATTTTTTCAATGAGTTAAAAATTAGAACAAGTTATGGTGTTTCGGGTAATCAAGGTATTTCTCCTTATCAAACCTTAAGTCGCTATGGGTTGGAACACTACTACAATGAAGGGACATGGCAAACGGCTATAGGTCCTGGATATGTCATTGGTTATACCGGTGCAGATTGGCGATATAAACTATGGGGCGGTATCCCCAATAAAGATCTAAAATGGGAAACGACTGCACAGCTTAATCTTGGATTGGACATGAGCATCTTTAATAATCGGTTACGTATAGTCGCCGATTACTATGATAAAGTTACCAATGATTTATTGCGAGAACGTTTCTTACCCTTAAGTTCTGGATATGATAAAATGTGGGTAAATGATGGTAAAATTAAAAATGAAGGATTTGAGGTATCTCTTGATGGACAAATTATTCGTTCAAAAGATTGGGATTTCTCGGCAGCCTTTATTTTCTCAAAAAATAAGAACACCGTAGTAAGTTTAGGAAATAATATAAGTTCAGGCTTAACCACAGATTATTTATCGGGTATTCCATACGAATATTACGGTGGTAATATCGGGCCGTTTAGAGAAACTTCGCCCAATATTCTAGCAGTGGGTCTTCCAATGAATGTATTCTATGGGTATCGCGTTGACGGTATCTTGCAAACAGATCGAGAAGGTGCTGAAGCAGGATTAGTTGGTCCTGAATCTAAGGCAGGAGAATTTAAATATGTAGATCTCAACCAAGATGGGCAATTTGATACCAGAGACCGAACCATTATCGGTGATCCAAATCCCGATTTTACGGCCAGCCTAAACTTAAGTACACGTTATAAAAATTTCGATTTAAGTGTCTTTCTGAATGGTGTATTCGGACAGGATATCATGAATGGCGGACGGTACAATGCTGCAGATCTAGCGCCATTACGCTGGACTCCAGATAACCCAACCAATGAGTTTCCAAGCGCTAGACAAGGAAGGCTTTATTATACTTCAGACTGGTTTATCAGCGACGGATCATTCGTGAGAATTCAGAATGTCAATCTGGGCTATAATTTAAAAACAGAAAAAATAAAATGGTTGAAAAACCTGAGATTATTCGTGAATGCTGAAAACCTATACACCTTCACCAAGTTTGAAGGCTACAATCCTGAAGTAGGATTAGATGGTCGATATGCTGGTGGATATCCCTATTTGAAGAGATTTACTTTTGGTATTGACTTTACTTTTTAA
- a CDS encoding DoxX family protein has protein sequence MENYKMIIYWMSYAYYVYVFGYASLFKVFQKSSMMQNMQALGFSKTPTLLIGIGELLGIILALVGIFKPAYRNIGILFLFPFAIGAFTAHMAHQEYHHFYNALAMCILTCVMLLLDKNFKIIP, from the coding sequence ATGGAAAATTACAAAATGATTATTTATTGGATGAGTTATGCATATTATGTCTACGTCTTTGGCTATGCATCATTGTTTAAGGTATTTCAGAAATCATCCATGATGCAAAACATGCAAGCACTGGGTTTTAGCAAAACTCCTACCCTTCTTATTGGTATTGGTGAACTATTGGGGATTATTTTAGCACTGGTTGGTATTTTTAAACCCGCTTATCGAAATATAGGTATTTTATTTTTATTCCCATTTGCAATCGGCGCTTTTACAGCGCATATGGCTCATCAAGAATACCATCATTTTTATAATGCATTAGCGATGTGCATCTTAACCTGTGTTATGCTTTTATTAGACAAAAACTTTAAAATAATTCCATAA
- a CDS encoding PLP-dependent aminotransferase family protein produces MLPYKSLIQLDRDSSIALYIQICNNFITLITKGILQPADILPSSRILADLIEVNRNTIKLAYEELISQGWAESIERKGVFALSNLPIRSTNKMDHELEKFKSDESFIWNKPPEISGERAHFKKLNLTIDGGFPDVRMTPVDLLMREYRSISRKFYGKDFLKYGNPKGSERLRIILSSYLANTRGLVVNPENILITKGSQMGIFLSAQLLLNPLDHVAVGVSNYNAADETFQYRGANLVRIPIDEYGMDVDYLEDVLREKNIKAVYIVPHHHFPTTVTMIMERRLKLLNLAKEYRFAIIEDDYDFDFHYNNKPYLPLASIDHHHNVIYIGSITKTFAPALRIGFLISSQPFVEAATALRHMVDRQGDSLLEEAFSALFENGEMERHYRKSLKVYKTRRDLFCELLQKNFNGVIDFKIPEGGLAVWSVFDKNIDLKKMSENALSNGLNVEDGSFYKNEVFNVNGIRMGFASLNEAEIQQALDILKKSL; encoded by the coding sequence ATGTTACCGTACAAATCACTCATACAGCTAGATCGGGATTCTTCTATTGCATTGTACATTCAGATTTGTAATAACTTTATAACATTGATTACTAAGGGTATACTGCAGCCAGCGGATATATTACCAAGTTCTCGAATACTTGCCGATTTAATAGAAGTCAATAGAAACACGATTAAATTAGCTTATGAAGAATTAATTAGTCAAGGATGGGCTGAATCGATCGAACGGAAAGGCGTTTTTGCTTTATCTAATCTTCCTATCCGCTCTACTAATAAAATGGATCATGAACTGGAAAAATTTAAATCGGATGAATCATTTATATGGAATAAACCTCCTGAAATAAGTGGAGAACGAGCGCATTTTAAAAAACTAAATCTAACGATTGACGGTGGGTTCCCAGATGTTCGTATGACACCTGTTGATCTGTTAATGCGTGAATATCGTAGCATCTCAAGAAAGTTTTACGGAAAAGATTTTTTAAAATATGGAAATCCAAAAGGATCTGAACGTCTTAGAATAATACTGAGCAGCTATCTTGCAAATACAAGAGGTTTGGTTGTTAACCCTGAAAATATACTCATCACCAAAGGCAGTCAAATGGGTATTTTTCTCTCTGCTCAACTTTTATTAAACCCATTGGATCATGTGGCTGTTGGTGTATCCAATTATAATGCTGCAGATGAAACCTTTCAATATAGGGGGGCAAATCTTGTAAGGATTCCTATTGACGAATATGGTATGGATGTCGATTACCTAGAAGATGTTTTAAGAGAAAAAAATATTAAAGCGGTATATATTGTTCCTCATCACCATTTTCCAACAACTGTGACGATGATTATGGAGCGACGTTTAAAACTGTTGAATCTTGCCAAAGAATATCGTTTTGCTATTATTGAGGATGATTATGATTTTGATTTTCATTATAACAATAAGCCATATCTTCCACTAGCTAGCATCGATCATCATCATAATGTTATTTATATAGGCTCAATTACCAAAACTTTCGCTCCAGCCTTACGGATAGGATTTTTGATAAGTTCACAACCTTTTGTTGAAGCTGCTACAGCATTGAGGCATATGGTTGATAGACAGGGAGATTCCTTGTTAGAGGAAGCGTTTTCAGCATTATTTGAAAATGGAGAGATGGAAAGGCATTATCGAAAATCCCTAAAAGTTTATAAAACGCGAAGAGATCTGTTTTGCGAACTCTTACAGAAAAATTTCAATGGAGTTATAGATTTTAAAATTCCAGAAGGAGGACTTGCAGTATGGTCCGTTTTTGACAAAAATATTGATTTGAAAAAAATGTCTGAAAATGCATTAAGCAATGGGCTAAATGTCGAAGACGGTTCCTTCTATAAAAATGAAGTATTTAATGTAAACGGTATAAGGATGGGATTTGCATCTCTTAATGAGGCTGAAATTCAACAGGCTCTTGATATTTTGAAAAAAAGTCTATAA
- a CDS encoding winged helix-turn-helix transcriptional regulator: MRKEKSTNSLNEQYLNKNCGITFTMSKIDGRWKINILAFLMNNKKLRYSELKNRLEGISERMLISKLKELEQDGLINRIVHQQIPPKVEYELTALAYSLKDILLLMDQWGEENLNETKK, translated from the coding sequence ATGAGAAAGGAAAAATCGACTAACAGTCTAAATGAGCAATATTTGAATAAGAATTGTGGTATTACTTTCACGATGTCGAAAATTGATGGTCGTTGGAAAATAAATATTCTAGCCTTTTTGATGAACAATAAGAAGCTTCGGTATAGCGAATTAAAGAATAGACTGGAGGGGATTTCAGAGCGGATGTTGATTTCAAAATTAAAGGAATTAGAGCAAGATGGTTTGATAAATCGTATCGTTCATCAACAAATACCACCAAAAGTAGAATATGAATTAACAGCATTGGCGTATTCTTTAAAGGATATTCTTCTGTTGATGGACCAATGGGGAGAGGAAAATCTAAATGAAACCAAGAAATAA